Proteins encoded in a region of the uncultured Paludibaculum sp. genome:
- a CDS encoding DUF4038 domain-containing protein gives MPISRRRLLSSAGLLALASSSSAQTRIGTARRPAEWQFSSGKQYPDPFSVTVDVVFEGQSGTKLIVPAFWAGDQTWRVRFAPPSEGRYSWRTVSSDTANQDLHGVRGTLDVEPYRGSNELLKHGAISVGADRRHFQHADGTPFFWLGDTWWMGLTRRLRYPEDFQALAADRRQKGFNVVQIVAGLYPDMPSFDPRGFNEAGSAWEPEFRSIRPAYFDMADIRIQHLVDSGIVPCIVACWGYFLPQMGIQRMKQHWRYLVARWGALPVVWCLAGEGTMPYYLSKTPKEDTIAQRAGWTDIARYVRQIDPYHRIITIHPSSTARNSVDDPAVLDFDMLQTGHGDRDSIPNTVDKVTESVARTPLMPVINGEVCYEGILEASRQEIQRFMFWSCVLSGAVGHTYGANGIWQVNTRETPYGPSPHGRSWGDTPWDVAAQLPGSRQLGLGKQFLMQYPWHRLEPHQEWVEPHSAKPNYMRPYAAGIPGELRIVFMPPMWNPPKVKLLESGKAYTALFFNPSDGRVHKLGEVKPTAEGEWPVPNPPTFQDWVLVLQAS, from the coding sequence ATGCCGATCTCCCGCCGCCGCTTGCTTTCCTCTGCCGGCCTTCTCGCCCTCGCCTCTTCCAGTTCGGCGCAGACCCGCATTGGCACCGCCCGACGGCCGGCCGAGTGGCAGTTTTCATCCGGCAAACAGTACCCTGACCCCTTCTCCGTCACCGTCGACGTCGTGTTCGAGGGCCAGTCCGGCACAAAGCTCATAGTCCCTGCCTTCTGGGCCGGAGACCAGACCTGGCGCGTTCGTTTCGCCCCACCCAGCGAAGGTCGCTACTCCTGGCGCACCGTCTCCTCCGATACAGCCAACCAGGACTTGCATGGTGTTCGCGGCACCCTCGACGTCGAGCCTTATCGCGGCAGCAACGAACTGCTCAAACACGGCGCCATCAGCGTCGGCGCCGATCGCAGGCACTTTCAGCACGCAGACGGCACGCCGTTCTTCTGGCTCGGCGATACCTGGTGGATGGGGCTCACCAGGCGCCTTCGCTATCCCGAGGACTTTCAGGCTCTCGCGGCCGACCGCAGACAGAAGGGCTTCAATGTGGTCCAGATCGTGGCCGGTCTCTATCCCGACATGCCCAGCTTCGACCCCCGCGGCTTCAACGAAGCCGGCTCCGCCTGGGAGCCCGAGTTCCGTTCCATCCGCCCCGCTTACTTCGACATGGCCGACATCCGCATCCAGCATCTCGTCGACTCGGGCATCGTGCCCTGCATCGTTGCCTGCTGGGGCTACTTCCTGCCGCAGATGGGTATCCAAAGGATGAAGCAGCATTGGCGCTACCTGGTCGCCCGCTGGGGCGCGCTACCCGTGGTCTGGTGTCTCGCCGGCGAAGGGACCATGCCTTACTACCTATCGAAGACCCCCAAGGAGGACACCATCGCGCAGCGGGCTGGCTGGACCGATATCGCGCGCTACGTCCGCCAGATCGACCCCTACCACCGCATCATCACCATCCATCCCAGCTCCACCGCGCGCAACTCCGTCGACGACCCCGCCGTCCTCGATTTCGACATGCTGCAAACCGGCCACGGCGATCGCGACAGCATTCCCAATACCGTCGATAAGGTGACGGAGTCAGTGGCCCGCACGCCCCTCATGCCTGTCATCAATGGTGAGGTCTGCTATGAGGGGATCCTGGAAGCCAGTCGCCAGGAGATCCAGCGCTTTATGTTCTGGAGTTGCGTCCTCAGCGGCGCGGTTGGCCACACCTACGGCGCGAATGGCATCTGGCAGGTGAATACGCGCGAGACGCCCTACGGCCCCTCGCCGCACGGCCGTTCCTGGGGCGACACGCCCTGGGACGTCGCCGCTCAGCTCCCGGGTTCGCGTCAACTCGGTCTTGGCAAGCAGTTCCTGATGCAGTACCCATGGCATCGCCTGGAGCCGCATCAGGAGTGGGTGGAGCCGCACTCGGCCAAACCGAATTACATGCGGCCCTACGCGGCAGGCATCCCCGGCGAGCTGCGCATCGTCTTCATGCCGCCCATGTGGAATCCGCCGAAAGTGAAGCTGCTGGAGTCCGGCAAGGCCTACACCGCGCTCTTCTTCAATCCCAGTGACGGCCGCGTGCACAAGCTGGGCGAGGTGAAGCCCACGGCGGAAGGGGAATGGCCCGTGCCCAACCCGCCCACGTTTCAGGATTGGGTCCTTGTGCTTCAGGCGTCCTGA
- a CDS encoding MFS transporter gives MTVQAKSSDRQTPEGSAPPRSSRIISIQRWSIVLLVAGGALNYVDRATLSVANKLIQDELGIPVAKMGLLLSAFLWAYAFSQLPIGGLIDRFGPRRLLGLGLFGWSLAQAAGGFVTSFGSFISARFALGVGEAPLFPGGARVVRDWFGIRERGFATGLCQSASSLGNFVAVPLLTYLMLSLSWRWMFILVGAAGILLAGVWWMMYRDPSEVALTPEEHRYLTEGDENTSSGPPTLAQWGHLFTHRTTWGMIAGFFGTIYTLWLYTGWLPFYLEHERHMSVARVGVLAAIPYFFGCVGAVVGGWLCDFLTRRGWAPMTGRKLLMVCALCGISVCTVGTVFAKSDSLALALISVSLFLIYIASSAAWATVPVAAPGQFTASLGSIQNFGGYLGGALAPAVTGFIVQRTGSFSEALMLSAAISLAAAAAYLLLVRGTIHSEGPAGGAAKS, from the coding sequence ATGACAGTGCAAGCAAAATCATCCGACAGGCAAACTCCCGAAGGGAGCGCGCCGCCACGGTCCTCACGAATCATCTCGATCCAGCGATGGTCCATCGTTCTGCTCGTCGCCGGAGGTGCCCTCAACTACGTTGACCGGGCCACTCTCTCGGTCGCCAACAAGTTGATCCAGGACGAACTCGGGATCCCTGTCGCCAAAATGGGGCTGCTGCTCTCGGCTTTCCTTTGGGCCTACGCTTTTTCGCAACTGCCCATCGGCGGCCTCATCGACCGCTTCGGCCCGCGCCGCCTGCTCGGACTCGGACTCTTCGGCTGGTCGCTGGCCCAAGCCGCAGGCGGTTTCGTTACCAGCTTCGGATCGTTCATTTCCGCCCGTTTCGCGCTAGGTGTCGGAGAAGCTCCGCTCTTCCCGGGCGGCGCGCGGGTCGTGCGCGACTGGTTTGGCATTCGCGAACGAGGATTCGCGACCGGCCTCTGCCAGTCCGCCTCGTCGCTTGGCAACTTCGTGGCGGTGCCTCTGCTGACGTATCTGATGCTCTCGCTAAGCTGGCGCTGGATGTTCATCCTGGTCGGCGCCGCGGGCATTCTGCTCGCCGGCGTGTGGTGGATGATGTACCGCGACCCCAGCGAGGTTGCGCTCACCCCGGAAGAGCATCGCTACCTCACCGAGGGCGACGAGAATACGAGTTCCGGCCCGCCCACCCTCGCTCAATGGGGCCACCTCTTTACACACCGCACCACCTGGGGCATGATCGCCGGTTTCTTCGGAACCATCTATACGTTGTGGCTCTACACTGGCTGGCTGCCCTTCTACCTGGAACATGAACGCCACATGAGCGTGGCGCGGGTGGGCGTGCTGGCCGCCATCCCCTATTTCTTCGGCTGCGTCGGCGCTGTCGTCGGGGGCTGGCTCTGCGACTTCCTCACACGCCGTGGATGGGCGCCGATGACGGGCCGGAAACTGCTGATGGTCTGCGCCCTTTGCGGCATCTCTGTCTGCACCGTTGGGACTGTCTTTGCAAAGTCCGACTCGCTCGCCCTCGCGCTTATTTCCGTTTCACTCTTCCTGATCTACATTGCGAGCAGCGCCGCGTGGGCCACAGTCCCGGTGGCAGCGCCCGGACAGTTCACGGCCTCGCTTGGCTCCATTCAGAATTTTGGAGGCTATCTGGGCGGCGCGCTCGCCCCGGCCGTCACGGGATTCATCGTGCAGCGGACGGGCAGCTTCTCAGAGGCCCTGATGCTGAGCGCGGCCATCAGTCTGGCCGCCGCCGCAGCCTACCTGTTGCTGGTGCGCGGGACGATTCATTCGGAGGGGCCGGCGGGCGGAGCCGCGAAGAGCTGA
- a CDS encoding SRPBCC domain-containing protein → MKLDDLTLDVNQHIEIKAAIGDVFRSVLYRLGEGNTNPKGESLQMVLEQWPGGRWFRDRGNGIGHLWGHLQVIKPPMLLELSGPMFMSYPAMNHLEVKLEEIAGGTRVVLRHRAIGLIDEAHRQGVGTGWQHLLDSIAEHCATKTAAPRT, encoded by the coding sequence ATGAAACTTGATGATCTGACACTCGACGTCAACCAGCACATCGAGATCAAGGCCGCGATTGGGGACGTGTTCCGCAGCGTCCTCTATCGGCTGGGCGAAGGCAACACCAATCCGAAGGGCGAATCACTGCAGATGGTTCTGGAGCAGTGGCCGGGCGGACGATGGTTCCGGGACCGCGGTAACGGCATCGGCCACCTTTGGGGACATCTTCAGGTGATCAAGCCTCCGATGCTGCTGGAACTGAGCGGTCCGATGTTCATGTCGTATCCCGCGATGAACCACCTGGAGGTCAAACTGGAAGAGATCGCGGGGGGCACGCGCGTCGTGCTTCGTCATCGGGCGATTGGCCTGATCGACGAGGCCCACCGGCAGGGTGTCGGCACGGGTTGGCAGCATTTGCTAGACTCGATCGCCGAGCATTGCGCGACCAAAACAGCAGCACCACGGACGTGA
- a CDS encoding helix-turn-helix domain-containing protein: protein MKADDLDLVWKALSDPTRRAILDLLRQGPRTTTEIVDAFPRLTRFGVMKHIEVLRGAELIETRDEGRQRVNSLNVVPIRQIYERWVGRFEELWSSHLLRIKEIAESRATGDAPATQDPSK from the coding sequence GTGAAGGCAGACGACCTCGACCTGGTCTGGAAGGCGCTTTCCGATCCTACGCGGAGAGCGATTCTGGATCTGTTACGCCAGGGCCCGCGGACCACTACCGAAATTGTGGATGCATTTCCGCGGCTGACGCGTTTCGGCGTCATGAAGCATATCGAGGTGCTTCGCGGAGCCGAGTTGATCGAGACGAGGGACGAGGGCCGGCAGCGCGTGAACTCGCTGAACGTGGTGCCGATCCGGCAGATTTACGAGCGGTGGGTGGGTCGATTTGAGGAGCTGTGGTCGAGCCACCTGCTGCGAATCAAAGAGATCGCGGAGAGCCGGGCCACCGGCGATGCTCCGGCGACGCAAGATCCCTCAAAGTAG
- a CDS encoding membrane dipeptidase, translating to MKHVQRKLMFAGLTASTLGLLFHITAWTSPAQSNDADLAAKAKRIHDRVIKLDTHNDIDASNFTAECNYTMRLTTQVNLPKMVEGDMDVSFMIVYVGQGPLTPEGYDSAYQQAVEKFEAVHRLTEKIAPDKIGLALTPADVVALHKKNKRIAVIAVENGYPIGTDIKRVQEFYDRGARYMSLAHNGNSQLADSNTGEVQGYLYNNGLSPLGRQVIAEMNRVGMMVDLSHPAKGANLEAIKLSKAPVIASHSGVRALADVSRNMDDEQLLALKKNGGVIQIVGFASYLKAESKERTEALTKLREDIFGAMAGGRGGRRGAAGGERAGAAPSRACPLETESTAAPARRGGGARGAFLAMLSPEKRAEYEKRMAEIDAKYPPAPRANVKDMVNHIDYAVKLIGIDHVGISSDFDGGGGIDDWNSASEAFNVTLELVRRGYTEEQIGKLWSGNLLRVWGDVEKVAKKLRKS from the coding sequence TTGAAACACGTTCAGCGAAAGCTCATGTTTGCAGGATTGACGGCATCCACACTCGGTCTCCTGTTCCACATCACCGCCTGGACCAGTCCGGCGCAGTCGAACGACGCCGATCTGGCCGCGAAAGCCAAACGCATCCACGACCGAGTCATAAAACTCGATACGCACAACGATATCGACGCCTCGAACTTCACCGCAGAATGCAACTACACCATGCGCCTTACCACGCAGGTGAACTTGCCCAAGATGGTCGAAGGCGACATGGACGTCTCGTTCATGATCGTCTACGTTGGCCAGGGGCCGCTGACGCCGGAGGGCTACGACAGCGCCTACCAGCAGGCCGTGGAGAAGTTCGAAGCTGTTCATCGGCTCACCGAAAAGATCGCCCCCGACAAGATCGGTCTGGCGCTGACCCCGGCCGACGTCGTTGCCCTCCACAAGAAGAACAAGCGGATCGCCGTCATCGCCGTGGAGAACGGATATCCCATCGGGACCGACATCAAGCGCGTGCAGGAGTTCTACGACCGCGGTGCGCGCTATATGTCTCTCGCCCACAACGGCAATAGCCAGCTCGCCGACTCGAACACCGGCGAAGTCCAGGGCTACCTTTACAACAACGGACTCTCGCCGCTGGGCCGTCAGGTGATTGCCGAGATGAACCGTGTGGGCATGATGGTGGACCTTTCACACCCCGCCAAGGGCGCCAATCTGGAGGCCATAAAGCTCTCCAAGGCCCCGGTCATCGCGTCCCACTCCGGCGTGCGTGCGCTGGCCGATGTTAGCCGCAACATGGACGATGAGCAGTTGCTGGCCCTCAAAAAGAACGGTGGAGTGATCCAGATCGTCGGGTTCGCCTCCTATCTCAAGGCCGAATCAAAGGAACGCACGGAAGCGCTCACTAAGCTGCGGGAGGACATCTTCGGCGCAATGGCCGGCGGACGGGGCGGCCGTCGAGGGGCGGCCGGTGGGGAACGCGCCGGCGCAGCGCCCTCGCGGGCTTGCCCCCTGGAGACCGAGAGCACCGCGGCCCCGGCTCGTCGAGGCGGAGGAGCACGCGGAGCCTTCCTGGCGATGCTGTCGCCCGAGAAGCGCGCCGAGTACGAGAAGCGAATGGCGGAGATCGACGCCAAGTATCCCCCTGCGCCCAGAGCCAACGTCAAGGACATGGTGAACCACATCGACTACGCGGTGAAGCTCATCGGCATCGACCACGTCGGCATCTCCTCGGACTTTGACGGTGGCGGCGGAATCGACGATTGGAACAGCGCTTCGGAAGCCTTCAACGTAACGTTGGAATTGGTCCGCCGCGGTTATACGGAAGAGCAGATCGGCAAACTCTGGAGCGGCAATCTGCTCCGGGTGTGGGGCGACGTCGAAAAGGTCGCAAAGAAGCTGCGGAAGAGCTGA
- a CDS encoding YihY/virulence factor BrkB family protein, translating into MYRLPAKELAVLIEETLRNWHEDRAPRMGAALAYYLAISLAPTIVIVLAVAGWAFGSQAAEGRLIWQTQNLVGLEGAKVIQSMIDGAHQPLRGATASVLGLITLFFGATAVVSELTDSLNTIWKVPDEKTFSPSHSLLEMLKERLVSFVIVLGSGLFLLASLILNVWISFAGEYLRSVAAPPPALIRTVDWIVTFVVITALLAFIFKVLPNVQLEWSDVAVGAVLTSLLFAAGRLLLSVYLTEAGFKDSYGAAGSLVVLLVWVYYSAQVLYLGAEFTRAYTRRYGSMAVERFRA; encoded by the coding sequence ATGTACCGCCTGCCTGCCAAGGAGTTGGCGGTCCTCATCGAAGAGACCCTGCGCAACTGGCACGAAGATCGCGCCCCACGCATGGGTGCGGCGCTCGCCTACTACCTGGCCATCTCCCTGGCTCCAACCATCGTCATTGTCTTGGCCGTCGCTGGATGGGCGTTTGGATCGCAGGCCGCGGAAGGCCGCCTGATCTGGCAGACGCAGAACTTGGTGGGACTAGAAGGCGCCAAAGTCATACAGTCCATGATCGACGGAGCGCATCAGCCGCTCCGCGGCGCAACGGCCTCCGTGCTTGGGCTCATCACTCTCTTTTTCGGCGCCACAGCCGTCGTCAGCGAGTTGACGGACTCTCTCAATACGATCTGGAAGGTGCCTGACGAAAAGACCTTCAGCCCCAGCCACAGCCTGCTCGAGATGCTCAAAGAGCGGCTGGTCTCGTTCGTCATTGTGCTGGGCTCTGGACTCTTCCTGCTTGCCTCGCTAATTCTGAATGTCTGGATCTCTTTCGCCGGCGAGTATCTGCGTTCCGTTGCAGCGCCGCCCCCGGCCCTGATTCGAACCGTCGACTGGATTGTCACCTTTGTCGTCATCACCGCGCTGCTGGCGTTCATCTTCAAGGTGCTGCCAAACGTGCAACTGGAATGGTCCGATGTTGCCGTCGGAGCCGTGCTGACCTCCTTGCTGTTTGCAGCCGGCCGGCTTCTCTTGAGCGTCTACTTGACCGAAGCGGGTTTCAAGGATAGCTACGGAGCAGCCGGATCCCTGGTGGTCCTGCTGGTCTGGGTCTACTACTCCGCCCAGGTGCTCTATCTCGGCGCGGAGTTCACCCGAGCCTACACGCGGCGCTACGGGTCGATGGCGGTTGAGCGCTTCCGGGCCTGA
- a CDS encoding c(7)-type cytochrome triheme domain-containing protein, with protein sequence MRHSFYCFALFSLLGAAALLGQDKTPPAKLVLKAKTGNVTYDHAAHAKREKNACPVCHPKLFTQDAKAPVAFKPPHKKHEDAKASCGSCHRAGGTAFETKGNCTNSKCHVKATERKG encoded by the coding sequence ATGCGACACTCCTTTTATTGCTTTGCCCTCTTCTCTTTGTTGGGCGCGGCTGCGCTATTGGGCCAGGACAAAACGCCGCCAGCGAAACTGGTGCTTAAGGCGAAGACCGGCAACGTCACCTACGACCACGCCGCGCACGCTAAGCGGGAAAAGAACGCCTGTCCTGTTTGCCACCCTAAACTGTTCACACAGGATGCCAAGGCCCCCGTGGCGTTCAAGCCGCCGCACAAGAAGCACGAGGACGCCAAAGCCTCCTGTGGCTCGTGTCATCGAGCGGGCGGTACTGCCTTCGAGACCAAGGGCAACTGCACGAACAGCAAATGTCACGTTAAGGCCACCGAGAGGAAGGGGTAG
- a CDS encoding DUF899 domain-containing protein has translation MTETQTVQNVVSIDEWLEARKALLAQEKALTRQRDNLSRQRRALPWVKVEKEYVFDGAQGPVSLSNLFAGRTQLLVYHFMFGPEWAEGCPSCSLVADNIDGALVHLAQRDTTPVMVSRAPIGKIEAFRKRMGWNSEWVSSYRNTFNWDYHVSFTKDEMAQGEMYYNFGMNRFPQDEAPGVSVFYKDPAGSIFHTYSAYARGVESLLGTYDLLDMTPKGRDEDQLPFGMAWVRHHDRYERSETTRADGSCCHATERS, from the coding sequence ATGACCGAAACGCAGACTGTCCAGAACGTAGTTTCCATTGACGAATGGCTGGAGGCGCGCAAGGCGCTGCTGGCCCAGGAGAAGGCGCTGACGCGGCAGCGTGACAACCTCAGCCGCCAACGGCGGGCGCTGCCGTGGGTGAAGGTCGAGAAGGAGTACGTGTTCGACGGAGCCCAAGGCCCTGTCAGCCTCTCGAATCTCTTTGCCGGCCGGACGCAACTGCTGGTATACCACTTCATGTTTGGCCCGGAGTGGGCGGAAGGCTGCCCGAGTTGTTCGTTGGTGGCCGACAACATCGACGGAGCCCTGGTGCATCTGGCGCAGCGCGACACAACTCCGGTGATGGTTTCGCGCGCGCCAATCGGCAAGATCGAAGCGTTCCGGAAGCGCATGGGCTGGAATAGCGAGTGGGTTTCGTCGTATCGCAACACCTTCAATTGGGACTACCACGTATCGTTCACGAAGGACGAGATGGCCCAGGGTGAGATGTACTACAACTTCGGCATGAACCGGTTTCCTCAGGACGAAGCGCCAGGCGTCAGCGTCTTCTATAAGGATCCGGCCGGCTCGATATTTCACACTTACTCTGCCTACGCGCGTGGTGTCGAATCGCTACTGGGTACCTACGATTTGCTGGACATGACGCCCAAGGGCCGGGACGAAGACCAACTGCCGTTTGGGATGGCCTGGGTCCGGCATCATGACCGGTACGAACGGTCGGAAACCACGCGAGCCGATGGGTCGTGCTGCCATGCGACGGAGCGGTCGTGA
- a CDS encoding universal stress protein translates to MLLLKSLLLPIDYSPRSLDAAGYVRALATRCDPEVTVLHVIGQDAPRDAANDVVDAINNLLGGLKVVFTAAEGDPARCIVEYAQSHGVDLIMMPTHGYGVLRRFLLGSVTAKVLHDTDRPVWTCMHAEKQIQKNPTGIRAVACAVDLGPHSPGLLRWASDLAASYDARLIAIHASTQLEPVIGVVHDPEWRAHVSDVLWAQLSELVRKSGVTAELKLTAGEAAKAVALATRETGADVLVIGRTPDGLMGRLRTNTYAIIRQSPCPVVSI, encoded by the coding sequence ATGTTGTTGCTCAAAAGCCTCTTGTTGCCGATCGACTACTCTCCGCGATCCCTGGACGCCGCAGGGTATGTGAGAGCGCTCGCCACCCGGTGCGATCCCGAAGTTACAGTTCTCCACGTCATTGGCCAAGACGCGCCGAGAGACGCCGCGAACGATGTGGTGGACGCTATCAACAATCTGCTAGGCGGGCTGAAGGTGGTGTTCACGGCCGCCGAGGGCGACCCGGCCCGGTGCATCGTCGAGTACGCACAGAGCCACGGTGTTGATCTGATCATGATGCCCACGCATGGATACGGCGTGCTGCGCCGGTTTCTTCTGGGCAGCGTAACGGCCAAGGTGCTGCACGATACGGACCGTCCGGTGTGGACCTGCATGCACGCCGAGAAGCAGATCCAGAAGAACCCCACCGGCATTCGAGCTGTTGCCTGCGCCGTCGATCTGGGGCCCCACAGCCCTGGATTGCTCCGCTGGGCCTCTGACCTCGCGGCCAGTTATGATGCGAGACTCATAGCGATTCATGCAAGCACGCAACTGGAGCCCGTCATTGGCGTCGTGCACGATCCAGAATGGCGCGCTCACGTCTCTGATGTGTTGTGGGCGCAGCTATCCGAATTGGTGCGGAAGAGCGGCGTCACCGCGGAGCTGAAACTGACCGCAGGTGAAGCGGCCAAGGCGGTGGCTCTCGCGACCAGAGAGACGGGCGCAGACGTGCTGGTTATCGGACGCACGCCCGATGGCCTTATGGGCAGGCTTAGGACAAATACCTACGCGATCATCCGCCAGTCACCTTGTCCTGTGGTGAGCATTTAA
- a CDS encoding sigma-70 family RNA polymerase sigma factor, translated as MPSSDRGRPGPLFFACKKPPLLPTTLSVGGNSPISTGSDRQDALYRDVVHEFGSSLERLARAYEADPEKRRDLSQDIHFQLWRSFRCYDGRCSLRTWVYRVAHHVAASHVIRERHISSNLATLEELEAIPDKASGLDAAGRRVSLDRLSALVQRLKPLDRQVMVCYLEDMDAASIGEITGLSPGNVAIRIHRSKNVLAKWFHEGKNHA; from the coding sequence ATGCCCTCTTCGGACCGCGGCCGTCCGGGTCCGCTATTTTTCGCATGTAAGAAACCCCCGCTGCTCCCGACTACCTTGAGTGTGGGAGGCAATTCGCCCATCTCGACCGGATCAGACCGTCAGGATGCCCTCTACAGGGATGTGGTGCACGAATTCGGATCGTCGCTCGAACGGCTCGCCAGGGCCTATGAAGCCGATCCGGAGAAGCGCCGCGACCTGAGCCAGGACATTCATTTCCAGTTGTGGCGGAGCTTTCGGTGCTACGACGGGCGCTGCTCGTTGCGGACGTGGGTCTACCGCGTTGCTCACCATGTGGCCGCCTCGCATGTGATCCGCGAGCGCCACATCTCTTCGAATCTGGCCACGCTGGAAGAGCTTGAGGCGATTCCGGACAAGGCGTCTGGACTCGATGCCGCCGGCCGCCGCGTCAGTCTGGACCGGCTCTCCGCCTTGGTTCAGCGGCTGAAACCGCTCGACCGGCAGGTGATGGTCTGTTACCTGGAGGACATGGACGCGGCGTCCATCGGAGAGATCACCGGACTTTCACCGGGCAATGTGGCCATCAGAATTCATCGAAGCAAGAACGTCCTGGCGAAGTGGTTCCATGAAGGGAAAAATCATGCCTGA